The genomic region CCACTCGTTGAATTCAATTTTTGAGAATTTAATTGCTGAACAGCAGTTGAAGGGTCCGGAAAACTTTGAAGTGGAGACCAGTTCCGTGGCACAGACTAAAGATTTCAGTCCCATATGGATATCATTTGTAACAGACATGCTGCCACCAGGAGAAGGTAAACCAAACGAGGTACCCCAGCAGATCAATTCTCCGGATCAGCAGTTAAATTCACTTGCTGAGAATTTAACTGCCGATCTGCGGTCCAACTCTCAAAGAGACGTTGAAGTGGGATTACGGTGTTTGCAACCAAACCGAAGCCACCTGGATCACGAAGAAAGACCATCTGATCAAGCTTCAAATGGACGAAAACAGAGGGGTCGTAAACCAAGGGTAACACCAGTGGACATAGCAAAGATCCAACTTGATCAAGCTGGAGCATCAGCTGAAGCTTGCAATGGACAGAAACGAATTCGCACCGAGGagcaagaaaatgaaagaaaaaggaaaaaaaatgaaagtgaTAGAAAGTATCGGGCAGACGTTAGGGTAAAAGAAATCCCTATATTCATTTCCCATTGCCAAATATGAATCAGGAATTTcactaatttttttgttttctgttttGCAAATGAAGAATGAGTTAAAGGAGCTGAGGAAAATCAAGCCAGTGTACGACACACTTATGACTATAGCGTCCAGTTTTGGTGGGATTGATCAATTGGAGTCACTGATTAATGGCATGAACTCTGACATACATAAACTCCAAGAGAAAGAGGTAGAATACGATATGTTCCAGCAAGGAATTGAAATTCCCGATCGAGTTCCATCGATGAGGGCAAATGAAGTCCAAGTATGCGGAATTGAGGAAATGAAGTCCTTGTCAGATAAATTCAAGGTATTTAAGGCGCTGTAATTTTCCCTAGTTACTATATATCACAGCAGTTTAATTAGTTGCTTTAAACTCGTTAGTTTAACTGATCTCAAGATGTACGATTTGTCTGACAAGGAAATGGAGGCCGAATGCCATAGACTGCAACTACTGAAATCCAAGTACGGAGAAATTGAGGACATCGAATCCATGTTGGATAAATTCAAGAACATGGAGGCCGAGTCACAGAGGTTGGAGCACATAAAGATGTTGTTCGGCGGAATTGATGAAATTGAGCTCGAAATAGGTAGGCTTCAGAATATGGAGTTGCAGCTTGAAAGACATAAGCAAATGGTGAACCAAAAGGAACTGGACTCCTTTCAGGCATCTCCTGGTAGTCTCCAGGTGTATCTCTCTTGCCCTTTatctttcattttattttttttcggTTTGATCTGGTGAAAGAtggtgtatatatatatatgtacattcGAGCCTGGCACATAAAGATTTCTCAACAATTTAAGTCTTTTTGTCTCGGAACATGTGATTTACTTATTTGCTGCTTTTGATATGTTGCAGCAACTGGAGTTTGACCATTGCTACAGACAACTGCAAAAGGAGGCTGATTTGGATCGATTCGAGCAACTGAAGTCTAAGTTTGGTGGAACTGAGGAATTGGAGTTCAAGTTGGATAAATTCCATTGGATGGAGGCCGAGTTACATAAATTGGAGCAAATAAAGTCTGAGTTTGGAGGAGTTGACGAAATGGAAGCCGAAATATATAGGCTTAAGGAAATAGAATCGCAGCACGACAAACAAAAGGAACTGCAGTTTTTTCCGGAATCTCCTGGTAGTCTCCAGGTATGTCTATGTCTATCATTGTATAGGTGAACAGATAACATACTCCACTCCTTCCGTGATAGGTATAAAGACAACAGATGACATTGGTATGCTGTCTCAAATTTTAGAGACAATGGGCACAGTTAACTCTAATTCTATAATTTACTTTGCAGGAGGAGCTTGGAGCGCAGTCATTGGACTTGAATGGCAGCTCTGACGCGGTATGGTTATTGCGTTTAATCGCACCCCTTAATTCGTTTGTTGAGTGAGGTTCAGTTCAGTATGTTGAGCTAATATATTTCTCCAACTTATATTGATTGTTTCAGGTGTCAGCTGATGGAATCAGCCTAATGTCCCCTGCCGCTGTGAGGGGGACAAATACAATGCATGACATGCAGTATTCTGATGTGCTTGTGACTAAATTCATGGCGAAGCTTCATGATGACAGCGTTGTGGGAAACGTGGACCGCTCCAGCTTTAAAGATTTAGATGGAGAGCCCAAAAAAGTTGGCCAGTATTGTCTCCCACCGTCTCTGGTCTCGACTGCTGAGGATATCATCAAGGCCTATGGTGATATTACGAAAAAATGCAAATTCAGCCCTAGAATTATTGAAgatatttatgttttgttttgtgcTGCAATCAAAGAGATGGGTGATCTGTCGCTTGAACAAGTTACAGAAGAAGTTATGTTGAAGTGGAGAGACGCAATCACGGATGCTGACCGCAGTGCATGTGATGTGGAATTTGCTATGAAACATTTGGAGAAGATTGCTTATGGTTACTTTGGTCTCAAAGCATACAATGACCGCAATAGCTTGAAACAGAGGATGACAATTCTAAAGGCCGAAGAGGAAGTCTTGAGAAAGGAGCTTGAAAAGAAAGCAAATGAGATGAAGGCCGTTAAAGCCAAAGAAGGAGACTTAACATCTGAGCGATGCAAGGTTTGTCAGGAATTCGCGGATCAATTTTTGGACAAAACCATCAGTGTCTTTTGATTAATTGGatctatgtttttttttttcttttgagtaATCTTGGGTCAGAGATCAGTACTTTGTAGTGGAAGTTGAGTCATTCAGTTGTAGGTGGAAAGTAGAGTAGTTGATAGCAAGTAGAGACTAGAGACTAAGGCGTTTAGTCTTTTAGAGAAATCTTcagttttctttatttttgtttagtttttaatttattactgTTTTTGGTTTACtgaggaaaagagaaagaaattgggGCTCTGGTTTCTTAACTACTTTAGATGCTTGCTAAGTGAACATAGTGCTGTTATATCtgaaaaaattgatgaaaacaaatagaattggtgtttatatatgtaaagcATAACAGTTTGGTTTTTCAGATGTCCCAGGTTTCCTGTTTTTTGTTGATAGTTTGAACTATCCACTCATTGATGATTGCAGGTCCAGAGTAGCTGACAGAGCTGCAGCTGCTCTGACCACCTAAAGAGACAGCCTTTGGATATTCTCTTGCAACATTTTCTGCTGTTCCTAACTCTCTCTGCAAGACTCTTTTGCAGTTATTAATGGGATTTCATGTCCTCAATAGCTTACTTCATGAATTTAACATTTCTTTCTCACTTATAAATTTTCTACCTTGGAATTCGCCTAACTTTATACCACTAATTTTGACTGACAAAGTATTTTGAGACAGTAATATTATTGTCTGATAACTTATTTCATCACTTCATGCTAATCTCAACTCCAAAATTGAAGAttacaataataaataaacttATTTATCAAGTTAATATATTTCTCTGTGACATTGTCTCCCTCGCTCACAACATGACAAGCATAAATcaataagaaaacaaaaaccagaCAAGAAGACATGAAACCCTTGCGCTTGCCAACGAGGGATAGCCTTCATATTTTCTAGCTTTCTGTCCGGAGGCTACTGTTGCAGAGGTTAGAGGGATACCTTTCTCTTGTTGCTATATAATTTGTAAATACCACATTTCCTCACAAAAAGAATAGATTTCTACCATtgaattttgcttttgttGTTTGTGCTTGATAAATTAGTtcaatttgtaaaataattaagttttgttatttgaattatcgactgtaattttattaatagacatcatgaataaattttattgaaaagatATTTTGATATCGTAAAATTCGTTAAATTATTTCATCAATTCATTTCTATCTTAAACTACAAACTGAAGATAACAACCATAAATTAGCGACCCACTGTGAATTGAActgttgaaaataaatgatGCAAAATTAGTACTGcccatttaaaattaaaaatcacaaCAATTTGAAGAACTCTGAAGTTTCGAATTTTGGACTACGAAGAAGCTTCAGATAACCCATTATGTGTAAGATCATTTCACCTTGGGCCAGCCCATTTAGTATGGCTCTTTGACACCCATAGGAGCCCAATGTCTTCTGCATGGATGTCATCTCCAGGAACCCAATTCTACACCTGACTCGGTTCAGTTATGAAGGACGTTCAAAActcaattactccattttgaCTGTGAATGGGAGTTCTAAAAATGGTCAGGATGTTGCAGGTGGTGGAGTAGCACGTGACCACACGTGTAACTCCTTTTGACTTTTCGGAACACTTTGGTCCTCAGAACTCTCTCAAAGGTGAATTACTGCACATGGTATATGCAGTCTAAAAACAACCCAGCTGGGTCTTACGAGaattttcaacataaaaaaaatcagaatccagaaaatggatgaaaaagaaaaaaaaacttttcagTGTTTATGCATGGCATAAACAGTTTGGATGTTTTGGAATTCTGGGTTTGTAGTCTAATTCTCTACTGTGGGAGAATTCCATGTTAGGcttgtttcttgctttttcTACTGTGGTGTGGATGACATAATGTCATTGATACTGCATCTTTAGATATAAAAATGCTTTAGGTCTGGTGCACTGCATAGATGGTGTTGATTAAAATTCTTCATGAATGGTCAAATGGATTTCacttttatatgattttgCTCTCGAAGATCACAGGATTTAAATGATTCCTATATTTGTCAATCTTGATTTTTCCTCCTAACAATAATTTGTACACTCTTTGGTTTTATGAACGCGTTTACTCCCCTTTTAAGTGTCTTTCCAAAGGGATGAATTTCCAGGTTTTAAATGTGAAAAAGTTCTAAGTCTAAATAATTGCATTTTAAGGATTTTAATACATAAAAAGATGTTTACTTAAAAAAgtataatcaaaatcaaaattattattttaaaaaaactgaaaaaaggaaaaataaaaaaaaagagcaaggGCAggttttttaaaagaaaagaaaaacgagCAAAGGGTGCAGGAGCCCGCACGCAAGGGATCCGTATCCTTGCACGTAGGATGCCCTGCTTTTGCATGCGACCTAATTGGCCGTCAGTTGCTCTGGCTGGTGCTATTCGTGCAATCAAATTTTGAAGCCTTTTATGTCGATGAATATTTGGACTGGTGCCGCGGGACGTTTACTAATCCAACAAGACAATAGCATGTTgtcttatataattaatacaGCAGTAAGCAGACCACTTATAAGAGTATATATAATCacttattttacttatttttttcttataaacaaaattatggatcttaaaataaaactataaaagATTCGATTATTATTGTTGAAATATACTATTGTTAACGAAACAAAtgcataattatatattaatataattagagttaagattttaagtttgagaagatgaaaataaaaaatttaatatttgagagaacaaattataaaatttttaaaaaataaaagtaaaattataaaattttaaaataaaacaaaaaaatatatatgtaaatttttaaaattttgaagggAGTAGGGGTAGACTTGTGCAACAGTGATTATTGCAACCGAGCAATCGATCTCAACCGTCGGTTCTTGTAATTGACAGTTGTTGCTGCAATCGTTGATGGACACGATCAGCCTCATTGGTCAATCAGCTCGATCATCGGGGGACTCTCTCCCCCACGAACTGACTGATCAACTACCCTCCCAcccccttttttatttatatttggaGGTAAAGACTATCCTACCCTTCGTTAGCCTCCCTACTAACCATCAGCCTTCCCTTTCCCCCTAGATAAAATCCCCAAAATTTCAATCTCCTCTTCTCCTAAACCTTAACTCACCTTATTAACTCATGTATTCATAGTCTATCCTTTTGTTGTCGCCAGTATCACTTCAGATTGCTGCTAGCCATTTATTCTTATCTTTCTAGGCAGCAATTAGCAAGGtaaattatagatttttttttcttgctacTAATTTTGTGAAAATAACAAGAGAGAAAGCTTGAAAGAttatgaatattattttttttagttaaaatttatgctaaagagaaaatatattaGGGATTTTGAGTattatatgttattttttgtttataaaaaataatattaatgaaaataaaaacatttacaagggattatataaaaaaatccaaatcaaacaacaaaaaggCTATTTAAAAAAggttgaacaaaaaaaaaaaaactgaaatcAACCACAATCAACCCAAGTCAATCCAAAACAAGTCAAGTCAACCCACCTCAAAAATTAACTCAAGACCGATCGAATTGAGACCGGGTAAAATCGACCGAAACCGACCTCTCATACCGTTCAGTTCATGCAATTtctataataaatttttttaatcgattttaaataaaatcaaatcgaCAATCGATAAAATCATACCGTACTAAATCCTAGACGGGAGACTTGCGAGCCCCCTTCCTTGGGGCCTGAGAAAATgattattgaattaaaataataaatccaCGAGACACGCGAGCACATGCATAGGAAAAAACAAATGTCTTTTCCAAAACGcggaagaaaaagtgaagtCAATATAGTCCTAGTACAGTTGCTAGACTCGCGTTAACGAATCTACTCCTGCGcgagtaaagaaagaaaaagagtacaCAATCGTGGTTCTGTCTCATGGTGGAAAGATTTGAATTGATCTGAGCAACAACCGACCTTTCCCACCCTGGACCTTCTTATGGAAAAGTTCTTATCtgtcctttattttttttatttttctccaattttctctctctctctctttctttttactttctcCTTTACCTGCTCACCACTTGCCTTAGGCTCTGTTCGATTAGCTAACAGGATAATAAAGAGATTGATAGGTCAATAGTGAAATTGAGAGCTGCAAACGAAAGAATTAACATTGAACTTGAGAGTGGAATAAATTATGTTGGTCAAAACAGTCGTGACTTGACGAAAAGAGATAATTACTATAAAGGATtattaagttgaaaatatgttaataaattattttaatctatATTCtgtatttttcttgataattttactaacctaaatttttaataaaaaaatattaacacactattttatattaacatAATTCTTCATATAATGAtcaataaagttttttttaaaaacaaattaacactttattttatattaatataattcttaatataatcattagtcaaaaatattttataattacaagcaataaataatcaatatttaacatgtcaaatatattttttaataatactttattgcatatttatttatgaGTTTATATAGGTATTTACCTATTTTAAGTTACTAAATAATtagtaaatattaaataaaatttggaaaaatattaaataaaaaaaaccaaaattgttgagaaatttaaaatttgtccAAATTGTTAGATCGGGGCCGGAATCAACCAAATTGGGCTACCTTGGAGGCCGGGAAAGGTCAGGTGGAGTACTTTTGGATGCAGGCACGGCGGCGACGAGCAAAAGGTGAAAATGCGGTCGGAAAACACGAGGAACTTTTTGAAATTCCGGCCAGACGCAAAATGAGGAATTAGAAAACCATGGGCTTGAACCCACATGACCAACTGTACTCGAGTCGGGCAATTAACTAAGCGTCAACGCCACGGTCACAGACACAGTGAGACAAAATCAAAACAGCAAGTTGAGCGTCgcgtaataataataaatacgACATTTTAACGACCAGAAGCTAACAATTCAAGTGTTGTGCCCCTCTCCTCGCGTAtgtgaaattctttcttagcTTCTTGAACCCAAAACTATTTCTTTTTGCTTAGATTTCTACATAatttaaagtgatatgaagCTGTTTTTATATAAGCCGCAGTTCCGAAAACtgatgatggctaaatttccAACAATAGAGCTTCAATATATAGCAGTTTCTGAGCTTGTTAAGCTCCGAAAACTCCATGCTTCTCCGGTTGGTCTACGCAATTTACTATCTAAACCTTTCAAACGAAACCAAgaaatttgagtttgggaaaTCACTTTGTGAAGTTTGAACTGCCATGTCGTTGCCAAGTCAAGATAATTCGAACGAGTTGACCCAGCAGTTGGATTCAATCGCTGATCAGATCCTCCTTGAAGATTGGAGAACTTTTTTTTCCAGATCAATTCCTTTAGCCATTTCACCGGACGAATCGACCCAGCAGATGAACTCACAGCTTGAGCCAGACATGGAAGTGAAGACCGGTTCTGTGGCACAGAATGAAGATGGGAGTACTAGTTGGAGATCATTTTCACCAGACATTTCACTGAACGAGTCGTGGGGTTCAATCATTGAGATGTTAAGTACTGGTGAACCGCCATACCCTTCTGCAGACTTTAACGTAGCGCCCAGTTTCGTGGCGCAGACTGAAGATTTGAGTCTGACAATATTGACATCTAAAACAGACTTGCTGCCACCAGGAGAACGTAATCCTAAGGAGTTACCCCAGCCGTTGAACTCTCACGGACACGTTGAAAAGGGAGTACAGTGTTTTGAACCAAACGCAAACCACATGGATCATGAAGAAAGACCATCTGATCAAGCTTCAAGTGGACGAAAACGAAGGGGTCGTAAACCAAGGGTAACACCAGcaaaaaaagcaaagaacCAAATAGATCAAGCAGGAGCATCAGCTGAGGCTTGCGATCGACAGAAACGAAAGTCTCGTGAACCAATAATTCGCAGAAAAGatcaagaaaatgaaagaaaaaagaaaaaaaatgagaatgaTAGAAAGTATCGGGAAAACATTAAGGTAAAAGAATTCCCTGTATTCATTTTCCGTTGCTATATATGAGTTAAGGCGATTTCACTAATATTTTGGCTTTCTGGGTTGTTTATGAAGATTGAGTTAACGAATTTGAGGAAAATCAAGCCAGAGTACGATAGACTTATGAGACTAGCGTCCAGTTTTGGTGGGATTGATCAATTGGAGTCACAGATTAATCATATAAAATCTGAGTTACATAAACGCCAACAAGAAGAGGTGGGAAACGATATGTTCCAGCAAGTAATAGGTGATTCCGCCAATCAAGTTCCATTGATTAGGGCAAATGAAGTCCAAGTATGCGGAAATGAGGAAATGGAGTCCTTGTTGGATAAATATAAGGTATTTAATGCGCTATAATTTCCCTAGTTACCATCGCAGCAGTTTAATTAGTTGCTTTTAGCTTGAACTTTTACTTGTGAGATCATGTTAGTTTAACTGATCTTAAGATGTAtgatttttctcaatttttttttttatgaatgaCAAGGAAATGGAGGTCGAGTCTCATAGACTGGAACTAATGAAATCCAAGTATGGAGAAATTGAGGAAATGGAAGCAATGTTGGATAAATTCAAGAATATGGAGGCCGAGGCCAATAGCCTGGAACTAATGAAATCCAAGTATGGAGAAATTGACGAAATCGAATCCATGTTGGATAAATTCAAGAATTTGGAGGCTGAGTCACATAGGTTCGAGCAAATAAAGCTCTCGTTAGGTGGAGTTGATGAAATTGAGCCCGAAATAAATAGGCTTAAGAAAATAGAGCTGCAGCTCGAAAAACATAAGCAAATGGTGAACCGTAAGGAGCTGGACTCCTTTCAAGCGTCCCCATCCCCTGGTAGTCTCCAGGTATATCTCTCTTGCTCTCTATCTTTCGTTTTGATCTGGTGAAAGGTTAAAATTTAGAAGCCTAATGATTGACTCATAGTCTCATTCTTCCCTCCTTTATGACCGGCTTATATTTTTCCTGTTTTTCCATCCCTCAGATTTGTGATCAATCTTCAAGTGGCCTCTTCATTGAACTTACACTCATATCACTAACTTTACTTTTTTGGACACAAATTACTGTGAGTTAATAATTATTTGCCGCCTCTGAATGTTCCAGCAACTGGAGATGGATCAATTATACAGACAACAGCGAAAGGAGGCCGATTTCAATCGATTCGAGCAAATGAAGTCTAAGTTTGGTGAAACTGAGGAAATGGAGTCCAAGTTGGATAAATTCCATCGGATGGAGGCCGAGTTACATAGATTCGAACAAATAAAGTCCGAGTTCGGAGGAATTGATGAAATCGAGGCTCGAATCTATAGGCTTAAGGAAATAGAATCGCAGCACGACAATCAAAAGGAACTGCATTTTTTTCCGGAATCTCCGGGTAGTCTACAGGTACGTGAGTAAAAAGATCAATAAGTTACGTTCTAAAGTGTGAGAGTATGTTCCTTAAATTTCAAGGATCATGGAAATGATTAACTCTGTTCTATAGCTTGCTTTGCAGGAGCAGCGTGGAATGCAGTCATTGGACTCGACGGGCGACTCTGACATGGTATGGTTATTGCGTTAATCGCACCACTTTCGTTTGTTGAGTGAGAGGTTCAGtatgttcattttttaatttatttctgcTTTGCACTAGTTTGTTTATTGTATTGATCTTTTCTCTGACTTATGCTGATTGTTTAGGTGTCAGTTGATGGAATTAGTCTAATGTCCCCTGCCGCTGTGAGGGAGACAAATATAACGCACGACATGCAGTATTCTGATGTGCTTGTGACTAAATTTATGGCGAAGCTTGATGATGACAACGTCGTGAGCAACGTGGACCTCTCCAGCTTTAAAGATTTAGATGGAGAGCGCAAAAAAATTGGTAAATATAGTATCCCACCGTCTCTGGTCTCGACTGCGGAGGGCATCATTAAGGCCTATGGTGATATTACGGACAAGTGCAGATTTGGTTATAGTGTTGTTGAGACTGCTTATATTTTGCTTTGTGCTGCGATCAAAGAGATGAGTAATTTGTCGCTTGAGCAAGTTAGCGAAGAGGTTATGTTGAAGTGGAGAGACGCAATTAAGGATGCTAACGGTCTTAACTGTGATGCAAAATTTGCTATGgaagatttgaaaaaaattgcaTACGGTTATTTTGGTATCAAAGCAGAAAGTGACAGTGAAATCTTGAAACAGAGGATGACAAGTCTAAAGACTGAAGTATTAGCCTTGAAAACGGAACTTGACAACAAGACAAAAGAGATGAAGGACCTGAAAGCCAAAGAAGAAGACTTGACATCAGCGCAATGCAAGGTTTGTCAGGAATTCGCGGATcaacttttaaaaaaaccCATCAGtgttttttgattaattggtTCTATGCTCTTTTTCTGTTCTTTTGAGTGATGTTGGGTCATATAACGGTACTTTCTAATAGAAGTATCATTCAGTTGTACGTGAAAAGTAGACAAGTTGTTGTAAAATTTACATGCTTGCGAAGTGAACATAACAGGTTGTTTTTTCAGATATCCTgggtttccttttttttgttgatagTTTGAACTTTGAAGGTGGAAAAGATTCTACCATAACCTATCCCTTCTATCTGCCTTTGATATCGCTGTAGAGATGCTTACTGGTGGTGACCACCAgataaaactaaattcgggtgTCTCGTTGTCTAAATTGCATCAAACACAATTTCTTCGAATTGCTACACATGACAGGATACCACCTCACTCTCTTTGCTTGGAAGAAATATTGCTCGCTCTTGTAAGATGTCTCCTGATTCTGAGAATCCTAA from Theobroma cacao cultivar B97-61/B2 chromosome 9, Criollo_cocoa_genome_V2, whole genome shotgun sequence harbors:
- the LOC18590455 gene encoding uncharacterized protein LOC18590455 isoform X2 — translated: MSLPSQDNSNELTQQLDSIADQILLEDWRTFFSRSIPLAISPDESTQQMNSQLEPDMEVKTGSVAQNEDGSTSWRSFSPDISLNESWGSIIEMLSTGEPPYPSADFNVAPSFVAQTEDLSLTILTSKTDLLPPGERNPKELPQPLNSHGHVEKGVQCFEPNANHMDHEERPSDQASSGRKRRGRKPRVTPAKKAKNQIDQAGASAEACDRQKRKSREPIIRRKDQENERKKKKNENDRKYRENIKIELTNLRKIKPEYDRLMRLASSFGGIDQLESQINHIKSELHKRQQEEVGNDMFQQVIGDSANQVPLIRANEVQVCGNEEMESLLDKYKEMEVESHRLELMKSKYGEIEEMEAMLDKFKNMEAEANSLELMKSKYGEIDEIESMLDKFKNLEAESHRFEQIKLSLGGVDEIEPEINRLKKIELQLEKHKQMVNRKELDSFQASPSPGSLQQLEMDQLYRQQRKEADFNRFEQMKSKFGETEEMESKLDKFHRMEAELHRFEQIKSEFGGIDEIEARIYRLKEIESQHDNQKELHFFPESPGSLQEQRGMQSLDSTGDSDMVSVDGISLMSPAAVRETNITHDMQYSDVLVTKFMAKLDDDNVVSNVDLSSFKDLDGERKKIGKYSIPPSLVSTAEGIIKAYGDITDKCRFGYSVVETAYILLCAAIKEMSNLSLEQVSEEVMLKWRDAIKDANGLNCDAKFAMEDLKKIAYGYFGIKAESDSEILKQRMTSLKTEVLALKTELDNKTKEMKDLKAKEEDLTSAQCKVCQEFADQLLKKPISVF
- the LOC18590455 gene encoding uncharacterized protein LOC18590455 isoform X1, translating into MSLPSQDNSNELTQQLDSIADQILLEDWRTFFSRSIPLAISPDESTQQMNSQLEPDMEVKTGSVAQNEDGSTSWRSFSPDISLNESWGSIIEMLSTGEPPYPSADFNVAPSFVAQTEDLSLTILTSKTDLLPPGERNPKELPQPLNSHGHVEKGVQCFEPNANHMDHEERPSDQASSGRKRRGRKPRVTPAKKAKNQIDQAGASAEACDRQKRKSREPIIRRKDQENERKKKKNENDRKYRENIKIELTNLRKIKPEYDRLMRLASSFGGIDQLESQINHIKSELHKRQQEEVGNDMFQQVIGDSANQVPLIRANEVQVCGNEEMESLLDKYKEMEVESHRLELMKSKYGEIEEMEAMLDKFKNMEAEANSLELMKSKYGEIDEIESMLDKFKNLEAESHRFEQIKLSLGGVDEIEPEINRLKKIELQLEKHKQMVNRKELDSFQASPSPGSLQQLEMDQLYRQQRKEADFNRFEQMKSKFGETEEMESKLDKFHRMEAELHRFEQIKSEFGGIDEIEARIYRLKEIESQHDNQKELHFFPESPGSLQLALQEQRGMQSLDSTGDSDMVSVDGISLMSPAAVRETNITHDMQYSDVLVTKFMAKLDDDNVVSNVDLSSFKDLDGERKKIGKYSIPPSLVSTAEGIIKAYGDITDKCRFGYSVVETAYILLCAAIKEMSNLSLEQVSEEVMLKWRDAIKDANGLNCDAKFAMEDLKKIAYGYFGIKAESDSEILKQRMTSLKTEVLALKTELDNKTKEMKDLKAKEEDLTSAQCKVCQEFADQLLKKPISVF
- the LOC18590455 gene encoding uncharacterized protein LOC18590455 isoform X3, whose amino-acid sequence is MSLPSQDNSNELTQQLDSIADQILLEDWRTFFSRSIPLAISPDESTQQMNSQLEPDMEVKTGSVAQNEDGSTSWRSFSPDISLNESWGSIIEMLSTGEPPYPSADFNVAPSFVAQTEDLSLTILTSKTDLLPPGERNPKELPQPLNSHGHVEKGVQCFEPNANHMDHEERPSDQASSGRKRRGRKPRVTPAKKAKNQIDQAGASAEACDRQKRKSREPIIRRKDQENERKKKKNENDRKYRENIKIELTNLRKIKPEYDRLMRLASSFGGIDQLESQINHIKSELHKRQQEEVGNDMFQQVIGDSANQVPLIRANEVQVCGNEEMESLLDKYKEMEVESHRLELMKSKYGEIDEIESMLDKFKNLEAESHRFEQIKLSLGGVDEIEPEINRLKKIELQLEKHKQMVNRKELDSFQASPSPGSLQQLEMDQLYRQQRKEADFNRFEQMKSKFGETEEMESKLDKFHRMEAELHRFEQIKSEFGGIDEIEARIYRLKEIESQHDNQKELHFFPESPGSLQLALQEQRGMQSLDSTGDSDMVSVDGISLMSPAAVRETNITHDMQYSDVLVTKFMAKLDDDNVVSNVDLSSFKDLDGERKKIGKYSIPPSLVSTAEGIIKAYGDITDKCRFGYSVVETAYILLCAAIKEMSNLSLEQVSEEVMLKWRDAIKDANGLNCDAKFAMEDLKKIAYGYFGIKAESDSEILKQRMTSLKTEVLALKTELDNKTKEMKDLKAKEEDLTSAQCKVCQEFADQLLKKPISVF